Genomic DNA from Phycisphaerae bacterium:
GCCGCCCGTGGAAGGTCAGGCGGCCCCGGCGCGCAGCGCGCTGCTCTACGTGGATGAGAACGGACGGCGGCGTTTGCCGGAGGAAACGATCACACGGCTGGGCGCCGTCGACCCGGCGCTCGACATCCTGCCCATGCTGCCGCTGACCACCGCGCACCTCGGGGCGTGGACGACGCCGGAGGACGTTTTCGCGCGGCGGTGGCGCTGCACCAGCCGCGGCCCCGACCCCGCGCAGCCGGACTATGAGCAGGTGGCGTTCGAGCTGGACGATCCCGCCGGCGTGATGGAAGTGCTCGGCCAGGCCCGGAGTGGACAATTCTGGTTTGACACGGAGGCCGGCCACGTCGTGCGCTGCGCGGCCGAGACACGGGACGAGCAAGCTGGCACGCGTACGCACACAAGCACCACCTTGCGCCAGCGCGCGACGCGCTCGGCGACCTGGGCTGCCCGGCGCGCCGAGGAGGCCGAGCGGTACCTGCGCACCTTGCGGCATGAGGACCGGCTGCTGGGCGAGGTGACGAACCGGCCGGCCGAGCTGACGCGGACGCTGCAGCAGCTCGATCAGCTCTGGGCGACGTTCGCAGCGGATGTGGACGGTCGGGCCGGCTCGCCATTTGCGCAAATCGCCGAGAGCCGTCGGCAGCAGTTGCGGGCGGACGCCGGGGTGCTGCGCGCGCGGGCCGCGCTGGCCCTGCGCTGGCTGAACCAGCCGGCCCGGACCTGGTCCTTGCAGGATGCGTCGGGAACGGCGATGACGAGCGAGCGCGTGCGGCGCGGCGTCGTCATCGAGTGCTTCTGGTCGGCAAGCACGCCGGATGGGCTGCGGGTGCTCGAACCGCTGCGGCGTTGGACGACCGAGCCCGGCCATCCGGTGGTTCCGGTGCTGTGCTACAACATGGACTTTAATCTCGCGGTGGCGCGGCGGGCGATCGAACGCTGCGGGAGTGGCTTGACCCAGATCATCGGCGGCCCGCTGCAGGACGTGGAAGGCTTGCGCGAATTCCCGGTTATCCGGGTCGTGGACGGGGCCGGACTGGTGCGCGGTGTGTGGGTCGGCTGGGACACGACGTATGCGGCCGCGCGGGCGCTGGCCCAGCGGTTGGCACGCGAGTCGGCGCCGTGAACACGCTTTGCGGGATCGGCGCGGCACAGGCGGGCCAGCGCTGAACGGTTGGACTGATAGCCGGTTTCACACGGGCAGTGCTACACTACGGGCCAATGACCTGCATCCGTCAGATCGGCAACGTGGCTGACGCGCGGCGCCGGCCGGTGCTTTGCATGTGGCCGATACTCTGCGCATTGCTCGGGCTGCTCAGCGGCTGCGCCAGCCAGGGACCCGCGGAACCGCAACTGGAAACGGCGCGCGGCCTTGCACCCGCCGAGGCCGACGCCCGCGCCGAGATCGTCCGCCGCGCTCCAGTGGCGTATCTCGAACGGGTGGCGGCCAATTGCCGCGCGTTGCAGCAGTACACGCTGCACTTCACGCGGCACGAACGCCGCGGGCTGTTTCGGAAGCTGCACGGCCCGGAGCATATCCAATGCTGGTTCCGCCGCCGGCCCTTCAGCGTGCGAATGAAATGGCTCGACCCGGACGTGAAGTACGGCGAAAGCGTGTACGTCGAGGGCGCCGCCGAGAACAAGGTGCGCTTCGTCACGCGCTGGTGGTCGCCGCCGCTGGTTCCGCCGCCCGGCGTCAATCAGGTCAACCTGTATACGCCGGTCGCGTTTGGCGAGGCCAAGCACCCGCTGACCGAGTTCGGCCTCGAACGCTTGATGGAGCGGACGCTGGCGGAGCTGCGCGCGGCGGGTCGCGACGTTGTCATTACGTACGCGGGTCTTGAAGAACTGCCGCCGGGCGGCCCGCGCGTGCATCACATTCGCCTGGAGTACCCCGCCGCGCGGTACACGACGCCGGTGCAGGAGCTGTACTGCCATGCGACCACCGACCTGCCGGCCGGCACGATCCTCAAGTTCGCGTCGGGGGACATTGACGCCAGCTACTTCTACACGGACGTGGACCCGCACGTCCGGCTGACAGAGCATGATTTCCTGCTGGAGGCGGAGCGTGCGACGCTCCGTGCTGAGCAGCCCCCACCCGCGCCGGCCCGACTATGACTTGCTTCACGAGTGACGATGAACGCTATCTGCGCCGCGCCCTGGCGCTCGCCATGCGCGGGCAGGGACACGTCGAGCCGAATCCGATGGTCGGGTGCGTGATCACGCGCGGCGGGCGCGTCATCGGGGAAGGCTATCACCACCGTTTCGGCGGTCCGCACGCAGAGATCGAGGCGCTCCGGGCCTGCGCCGGCTCGCCCCGCGGCGCCACGGTGTACGTCACGCTGGAGCCCTGCTGCCATTACGGCAAGACGCCGCCCTGCACGGATGCGCTGCTCGCCGCGGGCGTGGCGCGCGTGGTCGCGCCCCTGAAGGATCCGAATGTGCCGGTCGCGGGCGGCGGTTTTGCGCTGTTGCGCAAGGCCGGGGTACGGGTAGAGGTGGGCATGTGCGCGGACGAGGCCGCGGAGCTGAATGCACCGTTCTTCAAGCTGGTCCGCGCACGCCGGCCGTGGGTGATTCTCAAGTGGGCGCAGAGCCTGGACGGCAAGATCGCGACGCGCACGGGCGATGCGAAGTGGATCAGCGACGAGGTCTGCCGGCGACACGCGCACCGCACGCGCGGGCGACTCGACGCGATCCTGGTTGGCCTCGGCACGGTCCTGGCCGACGATCCGCTGCTGACCTGCCGCGTCGGTCGGCCGCGCCGCATCGCGACGCGCGTGGTGCTGGATTCCAGCCTGCGCACGCCGCTCGGCAGCCAACTCGTGCGGACCGCGCGCCGGACGCCCACACTGATCTTCCATGGGCGCCAAGCTTCGGCGCGCCGGGCCCGCGCGCTGGTCCGTGCCGACTGCGAATTGCAGCCCGTCGCCCTGACGCGCGCCGGTCTGTCGCTGCCCGCCATCCTCGACGCGCTCGGCGCGCGGCAGATGACGAACATCCTGGTTGAAGGCGGCGGCCGGCTCTTGGGGCAGTTTTTCGACCAGCGGCTGGCCGACGAGCTGCACGTCTACATCGCCCCCCTGCTCATCGGCGGCCGCAACGCGCCCGGCCCCCTGCACGCCCGCGGCGCGGCGACCGTCGCCGACGCGTGGCACCTGCCTCCCGGGGCCCGCCTGAAGCCGCTTGGCAACGGGTACTTCCTCCAGTGCCGCATG
This window encodes:
- the ribD gene encoding bifunctional diaminohydroxyphosphoribosylaminopyrimidine deaminase/5-amino-6-(5-phosphoribosylamino)uracil reductase RibD, which codes for MTCFTSDDERYLRRALALAMRGQGHVEPNPMVGCVITRGGRVIGEGYHHRFGGPHAEIEALRACAGSPRGATVYVTLEPCCHYGKTPPCTDALLAAGVARVVAPLKDPNVPVAGGGFALLRKAGVRVEVGMCADEAAELNAPFFKLVRARRPWVILKWAQSLDGKIATRTGDAKWISDEVCRRHAHRTRGRLDAILVGLGTVLADDPLLTCRVGRPRRIATRVVLDSSLRTPLGSQLVRTARRTPTLIFHGRQASARRARALVRADCELQPVALTRAGLSLPAILDALGARQMTNILVEGGGRLLGQFFDQRLADELHVYIAPLLIGGRNAPGPLHARGAATVADAWHLPPGARLKPLGNGYFLQCRMH
- a CDS encoding DUF1571 domain-containing protein, with protein sequence MWPILCALLGLLSGCASQGPAEPQLETARGLAPAEADARAEIVRRAPVAYLERVAANCRALQQYTLHFTRHERRGLFRKLHGPEHIQCWFRRRPFSVRMKWLDPDVKYGESVYVEGAAENKVRFVTRWWSPPLVPPPGVNQVNLYTPVAFGEAKHPLTEFGLERLMERTLAELRAAGRDVVITYAGLEELPPGGPRVHHIRLEYPAARYTTPVQELYCHATTDLPAGTILKFASGDIDASYFYTDVDPHVRLTEHDFLLEAERATLRAEQPPPAPARL